From the Maniola jurtina chromosome Z, ilManJurt1.1, whole genome shotgun sequence genome, one window contains:
- the LOC123880219 gene encoding sodium/potassium/calcium exchanger 5-like, whose amino-acid sequence MAKRMLNKKRKQKKQKNQKKQKKILCTSKYRVSFCIRVLLFFGIPIFYFLVNSHNATVEEDNSGLEPSLASRHLLGLIEQGNKNCTPPAILEFPSDGLNRSQRQHGFILIHCVLAVYCFLLLGIICEDYFVPSLEILCERDTLNIPDSITGLTILAAGASLPEAVSSVIVTMQGHGSMGISNTIGSNTFDILLCLGLPWLVKSLIYPSYPDNHWVMINSSGLSYSAISLLSTLLAFYLFLLLNKFQLDWKVGLSYAVVYAGFLVMAAMIELNVLFPVNLPIRPHS is encoded by the exons aTGGCTAAAAGAATGCTGAAtaagaaaagaaaacaaaagaaacaaaaaaaccaaaaaaaacaaaagaagatTTTATGCACGAGTAAATACAGGGTATCTTTTTGCATCCGCGTTCTGTTATTCTTCGGCATACCGATATTTTACTTTCTTGTGAACTCACATAATGCAACTGTCGAAGAGGATAACTCAG GTCTGGAACCTAGTCTTGCATCTCGCCACCTGTTGGGACTAATTGAACAAGGAAATAAAAATTGCACGCCGCCAGCGATATTAGAATTTCCTTCTGATGGCCTGAATAGATCCCAAAGACAGCAC GGATTTATACTGATTCATTGCGTGTTGGCCGTGTACTGTTTTTTACTGCTGGGGATCATCTGCGAGGATTACTTTGTGCCTTCGTTGGAAATATTATGTGAAC GCGATACCCTCAATATTCCGGATAGCATTACTGGCCTCACCATTTTAGCAGCGGGCGCTAGTCTACCAGAAGCTGTGTCAAGCGTGATTGTCACAATGCAAG GTCACGGTTCAATGGGCATCAGCAATACAATAGGATCGAACACTTTCGACATCCTGCTATGTCTAGGGTTGCCCTGGCTTGTCAAGTCCTTGATCTATCCTTCGTATCCTGATAATCATTGG GTAATGATCAACTCAAGTGGCCTCTCCTATAGCGCTATATCTCTTCTATCTACGTTATTAGCATTTTACTTATTCCTCCTTTTAAACAAGTTCCAATTAGATTGGAAAGTAGGTTTGTCATATGCAGTAGTGTATGCTGGGTTCCTTGTAATGGCTGCAATGATTGAGCTCAACGTACTTTTCCCAGTTAATTTGCCAATTCGCCCACATTCATAA